The following coding sequences lie in one Allochromatium vinosum DSM 180 genomic window:
- the iscB gene encoding RNA-guided endonuclease IscB, protein MAVFVLDKQKHPLMPCTEKRARLLLERGRAVVVRLAPFTLRLKDRIGGAVQPLRLKLDPGSRVTGLALVRESETGDADTGAVERLEHGLWFGELVHRGQAIREALTLRRHYRRARRSRKTHYRAPRVLNRPRREGWLPPSLQHRLDTTLNWVERLRRLAPITALSQELVRFDTQALQNPEISGVEYQQGELAGYEVREYLLEMWHRSCAYCGATNVPLEIEHIVPRAKGGSDRASNLTLACRPCNQRKGSRSIEDFLQRQPVRLHQIQAQARAPLQDAAAVNATRWALLNALQTTGLAVETGSGGRTKFNRTRLDIPKTHALDAACVGAVDQVRDWNRPVLAIRATGRGAYRRTRTFNNGFPRGYLMRHKRVHGFQTGDWVSAVVPTGKKAGVHIGRVAVRQTGSFNIQAPAGTVQGIAYRHCCLIQRADGYGYAFQPKPDTEEARRAA, encoded by the coding sequence ATGGCGGTATTCGTACTCGACAAACAGAAACATCCGCTGATGCCGTGCACGGAGAAACGCGCGCGGCTGTTGCTGGAGCGCGGACGCGCGGTGGTGGTGCGTCTGGCCCCCTTCACCCTTCGGCTGAAGGATCGAATCGGCGGGGCGGTTCAACCGCTGCGCCTGAAGCTCGATCCGGGCAGTCGCGTCACGGGGCTGGCGCTGGTGCGCGAATCCGAAACCGGTGATGCGGACACGGGCGCGGTCGAGCGCCTGGAGCATGGGCTGTGGTTTGGGGAACTCGTGCATCGCGGCCAGGCGATCCGGGAGGCGCTGACGCTGCGGCGTCACTATCGCCGAGCACGCCGGTCTCGGAAGACGCACTACCGGGCGCCGCGCGTCCTGAATCGCCCCCGCCGTGAGGGCTGGTTGCCGCCGTCGTTACAGCATCGGCTCGACACGACGCTCAATTGGGTCGAGCGCCTGCGCCGGCTCGCCCCGATCACCGCCCTCAGTCAAGAACTGGTGCGTTTCGATACCCAGGCGCTCCAGAACCCGGAGATCTCCGGTGTGGAGTACCAACAGGGCGAACTGGCCGGTTATGAGGTGCGTGAATACCTGCTGGAGATGTGGCACCGGAGCTGCGCCTATTGTGGCGCGACGAACGTGCCGCTGGAGATCGAGCACATCGTGCCGCGCGCCAAAGGCGGCTCGGATCGGGCCTCGAACCTGACGCTGGCTTGCCGCCCCTGCAATCAGCGCAAGGGGAGTCGATCCATTGAGGATTTTTTGCAACGCCAACCGGTGCGCCTGCACCAGATCCAGGCCCAGGCCAGAGCGCCGCTCCAGGACGCCGCCGCCGTCAATGCCACGCGCTGGGCGCTGTTGAACGCGCTCCAGACCACGGGCCTAGCGGTCGAGACCGGCTCGGGCGGACGCACCAAGTTCAATCGCACGCGCCTGGACATCCCCAAAACCCATGCCCTCGATGCCGCCTGTGTCGGCGCCGTCGATCAGGTGCGCGACTGGAACCGCCCGGTCCTGGCTATCCGTGCCACCGGGCGCGGCGCTTACCGCCGCACGCGCACGTTCAACAACGGCTTCCCGCGCGGCTATCTGATGCGCCACAAGCGCGTCCACGGCTTCCAGACCGGCGATTGGGTCAGCGCCGTGGTGCCTACGGGAAAGAAAGCGGGCGTGCATATCGGGCGCGTCGCGGTGCGCCAAACGGGATCGTTCAATATCCAGGCCCCGGCCGGAACCGTCCAGGGGATTGCCTACCGCCATTGCTGCCTCATTCAACGCGCTGACGGCTATGGCTACGCCTTCCAACCTAAACCAGATACGGAGGAGGCGAGACGGGCGGCCTGA
- a CDS encoding methyl-accepting chemotaxis protein: MMKNLTIGLRVLIGSGIVLVLSVGLILPLAMAKLSELSNQAEQRELENLFVNLTEAIAAQGAQARALSAAIARNPDIQRAFAEGNRDRLIELTRPIFDYMHEHQGVQQFQFHQPPATSFLRVHMLEKYGDDLSAIRKTIVEANRTQSPISGLEKGVAGLGVRGVEPVPYEGRHIGVVEFGLSFGQAFFEHFKRRTGVDAALQITEDGGGFRTFAGTIQGSTLFSAEQLARILAGEILIQHRDYQGIPVAVYGRVVNDFSGQPVGVLELIGDRSATVATYHRALASILGTGVALLIVGLVIAWFIAQGIARSIRRTVESLDAIAQGDGDLTRRLDDQGRNELGDLARAFNAFADKIHALVSQISRATFELQGASEQLSTTSGETYRQVKVEQSETDQVATAINQMTATVEEVARHAAEASRVVQETSRAATHGDRLAQQTVEAIEAVAHEIEQAGQVVARLAADSREIGAVLDVIRGVAEQTNLLALNAAIEAARAGEQGRGFAVVAAEVRTLASRTQDSIQDIRHKIERVQSGSSEVVSVIETSQTHARGGVEQARQASESFQSISRFILGVHDMNTHIASAAEEQSAVAEEINRNIHVISRSVDETAAEADHLAQASRRLAQLAGEIQQAIGSFRI; this comes from the coding sequence CTGATGAAAAACTTGACCATTGGTTTGCGGGTGCTCATTGGTTCTGGAATCGTGCTGGTGTTGAGCGTTGGTTTGATTCTGCCGCTAGCCATGGCCAAGTTGAGCGAGCTGTCGAATCAGGCCGAACAGCGCGAGCTGGAAAATCTCTTCGTCAACCTCACCGAGGCGATCGCCGCCCAAGGCGCCCAGGCCCGCGCATTGAGCGCCGCCATTGCGCGCAATCCGGACATCCAGCGCGCCTTTGCCGAGGGCAATCGTGATCGGCTGATCGAACTGACCCGACCGATCTTCGACTATATGCACGAACATCAGGGCGTGCAGCAGTTCCAGTTCCACCAACCGCCCGCGACCTCGTTCCTGCGGGTGCATATGCTCGAAAAATACGGCGACGATCTCTCGGCGATCCGCAAGACCATCGTGGAAGCCAACCGCACCCAGTCCCCGATCAGCGGACTGGAAAAAGGCGTGGCGGGGCTGGGTGTGCGTGGAGTCGAGCCTGTGCCCTATGAAGGGCGACACATCGGCGTCGTCGAGTTCGGTCTCTCATTCGGTCAAGCCTTCTTCGAGCATTTCAAACGACGCACCGGCGTCGATGCCGCCTTGCAGATTACGGAGGATGGCGGTGGCTTCAGAACCTTCGCCGGCACCATCCAGGGCAGTACGCTGTTTTCCGCCGAACAGCTCGCACGCATTCTGGCCGGTGAGATCCTGATCCAGCATCGGGACTACCAGGGCATCCCGGTGGCGGTGTATGGGCGTGTGGTAAACGATTTTTCGGGGCAGCCGGTCGGAGTGCTAGAGCTGATCGGCGATCGGAGCGCCACGGTCGCCACCTATCACCGCGCGCTCGCCTCGATCCTGGGCACGGGCGTGGCCCTGCTGATCGTCGGACTCGTGATCGCCTGGTTCATCGCTCAGGGGATCGCCAGATCCATTCGCCGTACCGTCGAGAGTCTCGACGCCATCGCCCAGGGCGACGGCGACCTGACACGCCGCCTCGACGACCAGGGGCGCAACGAACTGGGCGACCTGGCGCGCGCCTTCAATGCGTTCGCCGACAAGATCCATGCGCTCGTTTCCCAGATCTCCAGGGCCACTTTCGAGCTCCAGGGGGCGTCCGAGCAGCTCTCCACCACGAGTGGCGAGACCTACCGTCAGGTCAAGGTAGAGCAGAGCGAGACCGATCAGGTCGCGACCGCGATCAACCAGATGACGGCCACCGTCGAAGAGGTTGCACGTCACGCCGCCGAGGCGTCGCGTGTGGTCCAGGAGACGAGCCGTGCGGCCACACACGGCGATCGGCTCGCTCAACAGACAGTCGAAGCGATCGAGGCCGTGGCCCATGAGATCGAGCAGGCCGGCCAGGTCGTCGCGCGGCTGGCCGCCGACAGTCGCGAGATCGGAGCCGTGCTCGATGTCATTCGCGGGGTCGCCGAACAGACCAACCTGCTCGCCCTCAACGCCGCCATCGAGGCCGCGCGTGCCGGCGAGCAGGGACGCGGCTTCGCTGTGGTCGCCGCCGAGGTCCGCACCCTGGCCAGTCGGACCCAGGACTCGATCCAGGACATCCGCCACAAGATCGAACGGGTTCAGAGCGGCTCGTCCGAGGTCGTGAGCGTCATCGAGACCAGTCAGACGCACGCCCGGGGCGGGGTCGAGCAGGCACGTCAGGCCAGTGAGTCCTTCCAGTCCATCAGTCGCTTCATCCTGGGCGTCCATGACATGAACACCCATATCGCGAGCGCCGCCGAGGAACAATCGGCGGTCGCCGAGGAAATCAACCGCAACATTCACGTCATCAGCCGGAGCGTCGACGAAACCGCCGCCGAAGCCGATCACCTCGCCCAGGCGAGCAGGCGGCTCGCCCAACTGGCCGGCGAGATCCAGCAGGCGATCGGGAGCTTCCGGATCTGA